A single Streptococcus thermophilus DNA region contains:
- a CDS encoding isoprenyl transferase — MFKFRKKSHQEVLDNIPNHIGIIMDGNGRWAKKRLQPRVMGHKAGMDALQKVTIEASQLGVKVLTVYAFSTENWSRPQDEVKFIMNLPVEFFNKYVPELDKNNVRILTIGDNSRLPKETLDALEKAVEQTKHNSGLILNFALNYGGRAEIVSAVQAIAKEVEIGRLRPEAIDEDLIAKHLMTDKLPYLYRDPDLIIRTSGELRLSNFLPWQSAYSEFYFTDVFWPDFDQQGLHQAISNYNKRHRRFGGV; from the coding sequence ATGTTTAAATTTAGAAAAAAATCTCATCAAGAGGTTTTAGACAATATTCCTAACCATATCGGTATTATTATGGATGGAAATGGCCGTTGGGCTAAAAAGCGTCTACAACCGCGTGTGATGGGACATAAGGCTGGGATGGATGCCTTGCAAAAGGTAACCATCGAAGCGTCACAACTTGGAGTTAAGGTATTGACAGTCTATGCTTTCTCAACTGAAAACTGGTCACGTCCACAAGATGAAGTTAAATTTATCATGAATTTGCCAGTTGAATTTTTTAACAAGTATGTACCAGAATTAGACAAAAACAATGTTCGCATTTTGACAATCGGAGATAATAGTCGCCTACCTAAGGAAACCTTAGATGCTCTTGAAAAGGCAGTAGAGCAGACGAAACATAATTCCGGTTTGATACTCAATTTTGCATTGAACTACGGTGGTCGTGCGGAGATTGTATCGGCTGTTCAAGCTATTGCTAAAGAGGTTGAAATAGGGAGACTCAGACCTGAAGCTATTGATGAAGACCTCATTGCTAAGCATTTGATGACAGATAAGCTGCCATACCTTTATCGTGATCCAGATTTAATTATCCGTACGAGTGGCGAACTTCGTCTTAGTAATTTCTTGCCTTGGCAATCTGCCTATAGTGAGTTTTACTTCACAGATGTTTTCTGGCCAGACTTTGATCAGCAGGGACT
- a CDS encoding YebC/PmpR family DNA-binding transcriptional regulator — MGRKWANIVAKKTAKDGANSKIYAKFGVEIYVAAKQGEPDPESNSALKFVLERAKQAQVPKHVIDKAIDKAKGNTDETFVEGRYEGFGPNGSMIIVDTLTSNVNRTAANVRTAFGKNGGNMGASGSVSYMFDKKGVIVFAGEDADAIFEQLLEADVDVEDVEAEDGTITVYTEPTDLHKALEALRANGQEEFQVTELEMIPQTEVTLEGEDLETFKGLIDALEADDDVQKVYHNVADM, encoded by the coding sequence ATGGGACGTAAATGGGCTAATATTGTTGCTAAGAAAACTGCTAAAGATGGTGCTAACTCAAAGATTTATGCTAAGTTTGGTGTTGAAATCTATGTAGCTGCTAAACAAGGTGAACCAGATCCAGAGTCAAACTCAGCTTTGAAATTTGTTTTGGAACGTGCTAAACAAGCGCAAGTGCCAAAACATGTTATTGATAAGGCTATTGATAAGGCTAAAGGTAACACAGATGAAACTTTCGTTGAGGGGCGTTATGAGGGATTTGGACCTAACGGTTCTATGATCATTGTAGATACTTTAACTTCAAACGTTAACCGTACAGCTGCCAATGTACGTACTGCATTTGGTAAAAATGGTGGTAATATGGGTGCTTCAGGTTCAGTATCATACATGTTTGATAAAAAAGGTGTCATTGTATTTGCTGGCGAAGACGCAGATGCTATCTTTGAGCAATTGCTTGAAGCAGATGTAGACGTTGAAGATGTAGAAGCAGAAGATGGAACAATCACTGTTTACACAGAACCAACTGACCTTCACAAGGCGTTGGAAGCTCTCCGTGCTAACGGTCAGGAAGAGTTCCAAGTGACAGAACTTGAAATGATTCCACAAACTGAGGTTACTCTTGAAGGTGAAGACCTTGAGACGTTCAAAGGACTTATTGATGCTCTTGAAGCGGATGATGATGTTCAAAAGGTTTATCACAACGTAGCAGATATGTAA
- a CDS encoding preprotein translocase subunit YajC: MNMMLLLVIYAVAIVGYVVFSRRRQAKAQEVRFAGLAKGAEVETIGGLIAIVDEIDKENNRIVLDAEGVFLTFDLSRSIMKVITPAPSTETAETVKETIVEEDSAIESADEK, translated from the coding sequence ATGAATATGATGCTATTGTTGGTCATTTATGCTGTTGCAATTGTTGGTTATGTGGTGTTTAGCCGTCGCCGTCAGGCGAAGGCTCAAGAAGTTCGTTTTGCAGGTCTCGCTAAGGGTGCGGAAGTCGAAACAATTGGTGGTTTGATTGCCATTGTTGACGAAATTGATAAAGAAAATAATCGTATCGTCTTGGATGCGGAAGGTGTTTTCTTGACTTTTGACTTGAGCCGTTCAATCATGAAAGTGATCACGCCAGCACCAAGTACAGAAACAGCAGAGACTGTTAAAGAGACAATTGTTGAAGAAGATTCAGCAATTGAGTCTGCTGATGAAAAGTAA